The DNA region CTTCCGGGGTCCGGGTCGCCGGGTGGAGCTCGTGCAGCTGGCCGGGGGTGACGATGGCGGCTTCGCCGAGCGCGTAGCGGGCCCGGGCCCAGGACTGGGTGGCGCCGACACCGGTGAACTCCCGTCGTGCGCGCGGGCCGAACAGGCGCTCCAGGTCGTCCAGGGCGAAGGCGTACCGCTCGCCCGGAGTGAGGGAGTCCCAGCGTGCGGCATCGTCGGACCAGGTGTAGGAGGCGAGTACGACGCCACCCGGGGACCCCTGCGGGGCGTGGGAGGGCAGGTAGGTGAAGCGGCTGGCGCTGTCGCTGACGCAGCCGCCGCCGGTGAAGCCGTCCGGGCCCTGCTCCCAGAAGCGGTGGTGGAACTCCAGTAGGACCTTGGTGGCGCTGTCGTAGTGCAGCTCCGCGACGGCCCGGCGCTTGGGGTAGGACATCAGCGGCTCGATGCGGCAGAACCGCAGCGCGCTGAAGGGGATGGTGACGATCGCGTAGTCGCCCTCGAACACCTCGGTCCCGGGGGTGGGGGCGCCGTCGCAGGACTCCTCGTCCCCGCTCTCCGCGACCGTTTCGATGGTGACCTTTCCCGCCTCCTGCCGCAGGCGGGTCATCCGGCACCCCAGGCGCAGTTCGTCCGTGAGCGGTGCGGCCAGGGCGTCGGTGAGCGCGGCGGTGCCGTCCTCGAGTTCCCAGTAGCGGTTGGCGGGGCTGATGACCGCGTGATCGATCAGGGTCGGGATCAGGGAGTAGTGCAGGCGCGAGGTGAGGTTCTCCAGGGTGCCGACGGCCTGCACGGACGCCGTGTCCCAGCCGGCCTCCTCGCGCAGGTACCGGCGGGTGGAGTGGTAGCCGTAGGTGCGGAAGACGCCGGTCCAGGCGTCCAGCCGCGAGCGGATGTCGCCGTCCGGGACGGTGACCTTCTCGAACGCCTTGTTCAGGGCGGCGGCAGTGGTGGCGTCGAACCGCGCGCCGAAGGAACGGTTGACCGCGGCGGGAGACTTCGAGTACGCCGCACGGGAGGTCGTGGTGCCGTTGACCGAGATCAGGGAACGGAAAGCGGCCGCAGGAGCGGTGAACGTCCCCTGCGGGCCGTTGCTCCAGCTCTCCCCGGTGAACGAACGGTACGTCACCGGTGGCACGGCACCGGACGGACCGCTGCCCGGCTGGACGTCGGCGTTGTAGAACAACCGCCGCTTCAGGCCGAGCTTGTCCGCGAGGCCCAGGACGAGCGGGTGGAAGTCGGGCAGACGCATCGCACCGGCTTCGGCGTGCAGCAGCGGGTCCGAGAAGATCCGGCGGAAGGTCTTGATCCGTCCCCCCACCCGGCTGGCATTGGCCTCGATCACGACCACCTCGTGACCGGCCTGCTTGAGCAGCGTCGCAACCGTCAGGCCCGCGATTCCCGCGCCCACCACCAGCACCCGCTTGCGGCCCGTACGTGCAGGCAGCCGGCCGTCGATCAGAATCCGCAGATACTCCAGCGTCAGATCGCTCTGCTCGTCCTCACCGACCATGAGCATCTCTCGCGCCAGGGCGCGACTGACCGCCTCATCGGCCACCGCCCCGGTACTCGGCGCGAACGCAGGCACCAGGGCGCCCGAGGGGACGGCCGAAGCCCTCCCTCCGGCGCCGATCGCACCAGCCGCCGCGGCGGCGCCAACCGAGCCCAGCAGGGCACGGCGCGCG from Kitasatospora cathayae includes:
- a CDS encoding flavin monoamine oxidase family protein, translating into MTEPTVNRPGAPTAASERPRLARRALLGSVGAAAAAGAIGAGGRASAVPSGALVPAFAPSTGAVADEAVSRALAREMLMVGEDEQSDLTLEYLRILIDGRLPARTGRKRVLVVGAGIAGLTVATLLKQAGHEVVVIEANASRVGGRIKTFRRIFSDPLLHAEAGAMRLPDFHPLVLGLADKLGLKRRLFYNADVQPGSGPSGAVPPVTYRSFTGESWSNGPQGTFTAPAAAFRSLISVNGTTTSRAAYSKSPAAVNRSFGARFDATTAAALNKAFEKVTVPDGDIRSRLDAWTGVFRTYGYHSTRRYLREEAGWDTASVQAVGTLENLTSRLHYSLIPTLIDHAVISPANRYWELEDGTAALTDALAAPLTDELRLGCRMTRLRQEAGKVTIETVAESGDEESCDGAPTPGTEVFEGDYAIVTIPFSALRFCRIEPLMSYPKRRAVAELHYDSATKVLLEFHHRFWEQGPDGFTGGGCVSDSASRFTYLPSHAPQGSPGGVVLASYTWSDDAARWDSLTPGERYAFALDDLERLFGPRARREFTGVGATQSWARARYALGEAAIVTPGQLHELHPATRTPEGRVHFAGEHTSLKPAWIEGALESAVRTFLEVHQR